A stretch of DNA from Montipora capricornis isolate CH-2021 chromosome 1, ASM3666992v2, whole genome shotgun sequence:
TTATTTGCTGGTTTGAACGAAttaacaagttttctttgacaagttttcactgTAGCCAGCAATACAATTACACAgcggacgaaaaaaaaaaccaaccacGGGAAgccattttcgttttttgatcATGGCTCATGCAAGAACAAGACCGCTGTGCGCCTGCAATTGCTCAGTTTTCTTGACATGTTTTCCATGTCGACCCATACAGACGAGCAAGTTCTCCAATGTGTCAAGTGCACTTTTTCAAAAGCTAGCATGCTAGCACGCGTTCTCTTTGACGACAGCgtcgaagatcttaaagtctgACATATTAGGgaaacttaaggtaattccttagtattgcattgcgcatccctactgcgcacgatccGGAGCATGCTAGCTTCTTTACACATTAGCAAATAcaatttgacaagttttcctggTCGACGCGTACAGACAAGCGAGTTCTGCAATGTGTCAATTTtatccttgacaagtgcacttgttcaaaagctcacctcaaaatataactttgctctatcGTAAAGTTTTCGCGATTATTGCATCTCGTTCACCTCCTACAACGTGGACGAAGTATCCTGAAAATAAacttggtacgagcggtttcagagtaaaaatagagaaataaATGTTAACATTTTTACGCTTGCgatgtcgtcaaaacctcaaattttgtgattacacgtcgtaataataataataataataataataataataatgataatgaaagcagcacgattatttttcctcttttaaccaataattttgcttttttgcgGCGTTCTCTTGACGAcagcgtcgtagatcttaaagtctgACATAATAGGGAAACTTAacgtaattccttagtattgcattgcgcatccccgctgcgcacgattttcgcgtcattagcgagcgcgccaatctcgttcccggagcccacgtgtcttttggtcagcgccaagaccaaaagacacgtgggctctgggaacgagattgcgaGCGCGCATGAGcgcgtgcgcgtacaaaacgtaagagatttccctcaaactaagcctgatagcgaaataaatgctccttttctctcaaacgagcacggtgacccccgattccTTTTTAAAGGTATTtactaagaacagtctaataaagaacatatttgaagaagaaaaaaagtttgatggtagaacatgaatttttttggaaaacagttccatactgggtgtattttgaccaacaaatgaatgaaaggggtagtttctaaagaaactgtggtgctgcgtcggtggggaaggagtatacaaaaatttagttttatcaacggagttgataatgtcaattgaccaccgtacagagattctaaaagctgacgttttgagccttagcccttcgtcagaacgaatcgaggaattatgggttacgtgtagtttttcaagtagagtaggagctacgctattggtggtaacatggcaacgtgaaaaataggaatatattagttaaataaaaagcgttcgttaataccgtgaggattaagggtgccgatttggaagatgaaagaTGAAAGCCgcgaatctggaacaaaaattcatcttccaaatcggcacttAAATTAACAACGAGCGAGCGAGGGAGTTATACTGgagcaaagttacattttgaggtgacgtcgACGCCGCCGTCGGAGATCTCAAGTTTCCTATTTTAAGACCCACGACGcagtcgtcaacgagaacgccacaaaacaaaaatatcattggctaaaagaggaaaaataatcgtcgcattttagcacaaatgTGTGCTGTTCTGTGCAAAACAAAGTGAAATTACGaagtttgaggttttaacgacaacgtcaGTGTACAACTACAAacctttcattctatatttttaatcagaaaccgttcgtaccaatatatttttagaataaaggggtagtttctaaagaaactgtggtgctgcgtcggtggggaagtagtatacaaaaattggtttatcaacggagttgataatgtagattgaccaccgtacagagattctaaaagctgacgtttcgagcgttagcccttcgtcattcgctctgacgaagggctaacgctcgaaacgtcagcttttagaatctctgtacggtggtcaatttacattatcaactccgttgataaaccaaatttttatttttagaataattcggacatttcgattttcttgcgagcgttgacacaaacacgctgtctttgcacatgcttcgcctctgttgaaagcgatcaacctATCGCAAACAGCGCGACTTTTCCAAGCCAAAAAAGCGACTTTACACTCAGTATTTCAGCTCAAaaggccgatgaaataaatctcaaaaagaaaatcgacattccaaaacaccatctaccttcctgtagcatcttccctggtctcatgaaatccatttcaattccgcgattcggcttcaatatttgagcagagttcagattgtgttttggaaatcaaagcagtacaaacacgaaacgctcttttgTCGTAAGTTCAGAATTGGTTGTTTGTTCGAGTTGAGCGAATGTGCAACCAGGGACGTTGATGTTGGTATCGttcgcaaatatttttgcacagGATATATTGAGGCAACTACgaagatcatttatatatattaggAAGAGTAAAGGTCCGAGAGATTACTTGCACTGGATAACGTTAGCGCTGCATTTTGGGATCTATTACATAGGTAGGAAGCAAAAAATCGTACCGAGAATTTGGATCTACCCCGTAGTTCGCAAGTTTCCGCAAGGTTATTTCATGATCGCACTGTATCGTAGGCCTTTTTGAGATCATGAATACCACGCCATTTAAGAGACCGGTTGTCGATGTTAATTGACGAGCAGTTATTCGTTGTCTCAAGTAGCGCTGTTAGCGCGCTATGCATCGATCGAAAGCCAGATTGGTTTGTATTCAAGAGGCTATTTTCCTGAAGGTATTCATAaagttgatgataaataattttcTCGAAACATTTTTGAGACCAGTGGCGATACTGATTTTTGTCGATGGTTCCCTAGTTCACGCTTGGATCCTCTCTTAAACATCGGAGTGACTTTGGCAATTTTCCATTCGCTTGGGAAGATTCCagcacggcggccatattggaggaccgaaacaaaagaatgattttcttttggggaataatttttatttttatgcaaatatctttaattgttttggtcctccaacatggccgccgtgcacATACTCTATACAGCTCTTAAAAATGTATGCTAAGGACGGCCCGACAATACTGCTAGAGCCAGTTTTAAGAGCTTACAGGGAATTCCTTCTAAGCCAGCGGCTTTTTTGCGTCTAGCTGTACGTAAAAAGGGCCATACATCAGTTGCTTTTCGCATGCTTTTTGAATTTTTGTACATCTTCTATCCGTTCTCCACGATCCCGAGCGCATAACGGAAAGGTTTAATCCATGGCAATTTGTGTATAGTTAGGCAAGTTCGTAGAAGTTTCACGAACTGAAAAATAAGAACAAACTATTAATGGCCAGGCAACATGAAATTCTTAAATGCCCTTTCCTCGAAGAGTCGCCGGATATCTAAAGTTCCCCAAAACCTCTGGTTTGAACGGAAAGCTTCTGAAGGCTATACACCTGCCAGTTGATTGACAGTTTTTGCGGACGGTGAATGTGGTCAGGTTTCACTTAAAACGTGACTTTCTCATTGCCTTAAAATTGCTTTCGGCAAAACGGTCGCCTTAGCAACCCTTGTTCTCCTGTTggtatttttcagatttttgacTCCTTGCATGTCTCTAGCCGTCAAGTTAAcatggtcattgttatttaagtccTTGATGCTGAGAATGGCCTTTTAACGAAATTCCACAGGCAGGCAAAAATTATACGAAACGTTCTCTTGTATTCTCTATTCCAGCCACCATAAATGAGGAAGTTTATCGCCGAATTGGCGCAAGTCAAACATACGGCGACACTGACGACCGCCGAAGGAACAGTAGGGCCGTTCCAAATTTCAACCAGGTCAATCATGACGATTGGAAGATTGAGAAGGATGAATACGCCTACTAATACCACTATCATTCGAGCACCTCTAGTGGGCCTGCGTGAGCGCATGCGTTGAGGGAGATTTCTGTTCTCGTAGTACGCATGTTGTTCGCTGTTCGTAAGAGTATCTTCATCAGCGAGGGAACGATGATTGACGCGGGCATCGTTCGTTCTGAGACAAAATTCCTGAGCCGCTATGGCGCGGGAGTGTCGAAGAGCCGCTTTGAGAATAAAAAGGTAGAGAATTATGGTTGTTGTTAATGGTATTCCATGAATAAGGATGAAAGAAGTTATAAGGTAGTCTCCACTAAATGTCGTAGTGAAACGACAGGTCGGCGAAGAAACGTTATATTCAGCTCTCCCCCACCCCACGAGGGGCAGAACGGCGAAGACGAGCAACCAAGCCCAGTTCATAACAATGCTTGCAATGAATATTTTCTCAGTGGCCCTTGTGTTGTATTTAAATGGACTCATAATAGCTACAAATTTATCAATACTCACGAGCAAAATATTGATGTTTGAAGCACCTCCAAAGAGAATTGCAATCAAGGCCACGATATGGCAAGGAATTAAGAATGTCACGTGTTCATCTGCGCGAAGAAATTCAATGACCCGAAATGGAATCGCCAAGAGTGCTTGGCCTAAGTCTGCCACGGCCAAATTTGCCAATAAGAGGTCTGATGATGAGCGAAGGTTTCGGTTTATACCAATAGAGACCAACACCAGGAAATTTCCTCCGATAGCAATGGCAGATATGGCTGTCAAACTAATGGCTGTAACAATATAGTTGGTGAAATATTTATCTTGATAGACTTCTTGAGAATGATTGAATGTCATTTTCGTAATAAACCATTAGTTCAATCGTCTTGCACCCACGACAAGATATTTCTTCCTTTCAATCGACTGGGAAAATGAAAAGTCGGGAAGAGAAGTTGTTGAAATTGTCCTTAAATTGCATCTATTATTATGTCTACTGgcatttttgcgaaaaatctaAAACGTCAGAGAAGGTTTATCAGTCTTAGATAATTTCGTAAACCTTTTCGCTTAGTAGCTGACGTCGAGGGAATAACTGTTTTCAATATCTTACATTTGTTGCTCTGCTGTGCGGTGACATATGTTCTCTCGATCTCCTATGTGCGTCAGTTAAGTGCCAGTCTGTTCCTCAAACTCTATACTCTTTCCGCAGTAAATGACTCCGTTTTAAACCTGTGAACCGCACAAACTACTGCAATGGTCAAAATCACGGGATGATCATGCATATCCTCTGTTGTCGATCTTCAAATCTCCAAGTGATATTCCCACAATTGACTCCCCCAAGTAAAATTGGGTTCAACTCCAATCAATGACAAGTGAAACAGAAGGCAGATGTCGTTTTTGCAACGATATATCAAAATATTGAAGTGTCGTTTGAGTTCTGAACTATGATTGGACAAGTCTCGCATAATGATAGTCACTTCGTACaagaaaaatgcaataatttatTCATCTATTAAATTATTACCTTTTGGCCAGCTCTTTTGTTAATTGATCTTGGAGCAACCTGCTTTGAACAAACATAATTAATATTTCTGTTTCCTTTGGCTCATCTCTCCTGTCAAAATAACTAAGAATCAATTAAGAATTAATTTTAGTTATGTACACATTTTTTACTGAACTTTACCAATTGCAAGCAGGTGGCGTTCACACAAAAGTGCATGGCTTCTTTTCAAcggtgaaaacaaaattatcgACGAATTCTTGGAAAAAATGAAGCTCAGGTCTTATGATAAAGAAACCTATTTCCTCATTTAAGGGGAAGGAGTATTTATTATCGCCCcactttttgaaattttcttggCACACACAACTTCACTCTGAGAGCCAAATGAGTTCATGGCCAACCAAGTCTAAGACTTTTTACCCAAGCTTTGAAACTAAGTTGGGTAAAAAAGTAGATTGACAAAGGATATGAAGCAAAACGCAAGCTTTTCTTCAATGTACCACCAACAGACTTAGGCGGCGATATTATTTTTAAAGGTCATCTCCACAAAAAGGATATACTAACTTACTTTAAGACATCGGATGTTTTCTTGCAAGAAATTTTCCACACCTGGTCGAATATTATCTACGAAGATAACATTTGCTCAAAGAAACAGTTACTTGCACAGAGTCTTTGGCTAAACTCTCTTATTCGTGTTAATAATAAACCAATACACTATTTATCATGGTCTTCTCAAGGAATACAGAATATTGGTCATTTGATGGAAACTGAGACTAGATTTTTATCTTTCTCTGAATTCAAAGAACGTTATAACAtcaagataaattttctgtcttTCTGTGGAGTGATATCAGCTGTAAAACATTTGGTTATAACCTTTAATAAAAACGCCTCTCAGGAAAGCATCAACTACGAAAGTTTTCTTGATACGTTTttgaaggccaaaaatacaaataagaTAGTATACAGAAAACTTATAGCAGCCCGTAAATAGCCAAACGAAATGGTCGGCAGACTGCATGATAGAAAAAAATGAACCTATTGACTGGAAGGCTGCTTACAGGCTGCCCTTTGAATGTACGAAAATCTCAAAACTTCGCGTTTTCCAATTTAAACTGTTACACAGGAGACTTGCCACTAatgatttcttaaaaaaaataaaactaagggATAACGATCTTTGCAATTGAAATTGAAGAGGAAACTCTCATCCATCTTTTCTGGAACTGTACGGTAACGTCCTGCTTCTGGCATAATTTTAGGCTATGGCTGCTCAAAAACGAAACTTCTGTGCGTTCTCTTGAGCTAACCCCTTCCTTGGTCATAGGCTTAAGGCCCACCcactattttgcgaaaatttttactttttattcttagtCGCAAGACTCTATATTTGGACTTGTAGAATACAAAAGACTCATCCTATAATTGACACGTTCCCCCTCTTCCTCTCACATTACAATCTTTAAAAGgtacgtgtttttgttttttttaatttgccttTTGCGGATTAAGTGCCACGTGGGTGGAACGGTAGCTGGTGTGGATCCATGTACGTAAGTAGTATAATTAtcgaatttaaaaaataataataaataaataaataaataaaaataataataataaacgaaCAGTAGCGTTGTAAAAACGTAATGTGTGtgggtaatttgtcgttgttaatttatgcaatataCGTTAAGTCTTTTTTTAGCCAGTGCATTGTAAAATCTAATTAAAAGTGTAAGTAAGCCGACTGTAATCTAATTAGGTGATTGGATATTGTATTATATGTATTGTAATTAGTGCTGGTATAAATAatgtaagtatgagcagtgcaatgtaaatgtaaatgtaagtataatgttagtattgtaagtagtgtaagtgctCGTCCTGTTTGCTTGTATAAATAGTGTAAGTAAGACGTGAGCTTACCTTAtagcaaaagaaaaactttcTGTCGGAATTTACACTAAATTTATGTTCATTTATTGgggaaaagaagggaaaaaaaagagttaGATTTTCATAATGGAATTTATTGTTCTCTGCACGATAACCTTTCTATTAATAGTTtattaagagcttctgcctgagagaccggggcagacttggaaatgaaggtcggcccatttcgcttaaaattggtacacaaagtacttatgttgacttatgtaatatgccaaagtttcagcttcaacgactttttttagccgagttctggatatcagcccctaaggggtccccagaggctgattttcagtgcatgtttggccacttttaaatctctcttttagcaacatgaaattaatttcaggcaaaaacaaaaccatctttgtaaagccctatccttaggcttttatgggtgagaacattagctcatggaaatgtttcgctagcctgtggctgttatcacaacttggtcatatttgaagcatatgggaagcaacctgaaatggcctgtttttcagaccaaatattttccatgcccatcttttatatcttgaggtattagtatccctgcaaatttcagcccttagtttagtaatatcgagaaaaaaatactaaggttgaggctttcTACTAAGAAAacaacttacgagaagatggctaaccaggccacttccggttaaagtttcgacaaagcgtgtctgcaaaaatcagccatttaatttcgattatcttttttccttccaagttatggtgacaaaagactctgaagttaattgtcagcGAAAAtacttgccgttaataagaaattttgatgtgattgttttaggaccgatcagatagtggtcccacagcggttataaatttcttggaagaagtcgtGAAAgttacggacaatagagccgctgcgaaaagTCTTTATGTACCGAACAAGACATCTCTTGCCGGGAAAGCACAATGCAAagttgcatctttttcgtccaaactgcaatgttaagtttatctcctttgttcaactcgttcaacgtatcacgtctgtggcccgtagtaatgaagcgctaattaaatcaggatataagcaagctttgtagttccattcagcagtactataacccacctgtttgggctttaatattttctgaagaaaaaagaacttatcggtcCCTTTAAttaaatgcaaccacaacatctgtcaagacactacttgagaatcgttttgaacctttaagaaatttcgaatataattaaagctaatcgtctaacacaaattgcagtcactcttccagtctatttgcaaagtgtctggataaattcacttgcaaaaaaacgcttacctggcctcacttttacagacatgcccctttcctacaatcccttaaaagcgaggtaacattagaaactttagccccagcgataaattggtcgcaagtgcgGCGTTGCGAGTTACatatacacaggtcgattaataccgtacgtgacgaggtcattgtagtttACTGGCTATGgctgacttggaattcagttgttttctcgtgcagattcgtctccttgatattgcagagaatgattatgGTAGAAGttgtatgagaacctcaatggcatgatttgtttactgaatatttatccatacccagtgccccagtgtaaatggctcacgtatgttgtaaatgattgataaggaCATCCAATACGGTCCGTTTTCGCCGCCAATCCCCTAAATTGCTAGAAAATTACTCACGGGtactctttccctttctctatcAGTATTTACCTTTTGTTGCTTTGTCAAACAGGACGGATCCAGGGTGGCATCCAGACTGCATATATGTGCAAAGAGAGGAGAGGGGAGGAGAGGGTTATGCTTCGGGCAGAGTCTACTGTTGTGGCAagttgggaaataaaatatttcagcaaCTGCCTGTTGCTTTTGTAATCATGAAAAGTCTATCTCAGGTTGTCTTTCTCGCCATTTGTATGTGTTGCAtgtcaaaaagggaaaaggttgccttgttttttatttgtgcGTGTTACGATGTTCGCGTTGACATGGTGACGTATttgcgttctcgaggaacgagagaacgcatcctaatttggtttcgcaggcttcgcaggcgcgagaaatcgagattttttgcattctcgttcccagagctgcgatcctcttggccagcgccacggctcgatccgtggcgctggccaagaggatcgcggctctgggaacgagaatggattttttgtggactgcaaattgaccgcccctctaggtttttgcaggggctgtAGGTCTCGTTTTCGTGTCCATCTGGCACGTCAAGCTTGCTCTCTTTTGTGGTTCTCTCGTTGTTTTCGAttttttggggttttctttgaagctaactggtttttaactctgattgcattcgacaaaaaagacaatgcagtcctaatgcagcctggagtgagagtttttggtcgggcgaaaacaaatttcatcatcgcaaagcacttgtatacgagacgatttcttcgcgatcgctcgtttctagaagtttttattctggaccgagcgtggcctgtttggtcaggatgtgagatgacgtgcttttgttacatacttgggacaacattatttattctgtttacgaacacaactttgaatcgccttggctttgggatgttaaccgtacgcgtgggaacagccatatttcattggctatagtttgataacatttgtttactttaatatatagttgcagtggccacaaatagttcagtctgtttccgccgaaggtcgaagttgaatcgatggaagagtactctgaagccaagacctatgagagtaagccagaactaaggaagagcaatgtaaaagctgacttatttttattcatcagcggaagtaaatagggagtttaagaaacgacgagggctacggcaacgacaacgccaaaaagtagtgatattattggttaaaagaaccaaaatcgtgctgcacgtgcggcacgcatttttgaacatttctctcccatactcgtcaaaactactgcgtgaaatgaccaaatttaaagttttgacgacaacgtggacaaactaccgtgaatctttcagtctcactctttacttcaaatccgtctgcaccaatccagttttaggacacttccTTCGCactgaataatataaacaaaatggaaTAATCACGATATACTTAAAACagctcaaagttatattttagagtgacgttttcgtctccGTAGCCgttgtggtttcttaaacttcctattattgccagtcgcacggagtttgtcctggagtttgttaaaataaaccacgaataaacggaaacgcgagagcaaatgtcacatatgttagctgatatttgtgcttccagctcaaaatacacggagtactagatgtaacacatgcaagtGTTCTCTTCGAAATTCAGtctttatgcttaaacattactagtaaaagtgaaaatgagacgttttcataacatggaatttgcgagtttacccaaaactggagccgtcacgcaaggtgtcatcaaaggtcatgtcaaaatccacagaacaacagtggactttgtcagtatatatgttatgtctgtaaaacttcagccgttcacagtaatgatttcagtaacagacaacaattatcacaggcggagaacgcactcctaatctttgattactactagtaataagttaataaaagaATGACAAGCTTATCATTGCGTAacctgtttatttctttgttttgaaccgTCCTTCACTTTTATTGAAGAGATTTATATACAAGGAATAACAGCTTTTCAGCATTTCGTTCGCTGACCattatcgtgaattttaagcctttgagcGATTGTTCATTGAAGAGATTATATTATCAATAACAGTGTCGCCGCTCATGGCGTAAAGTGTACATTACACTATTTCAGCAAACTGTTGATAAGTCTCGTAGGTATTCTGTATCGCTTGGCGCTGAAACTCTTGTTCTACTAAATTGAACACGTTCTCAATCGGATTTATAATATGGCAACTGCGAACCagtgttaaaaaataatttgcaccTGCACTATTCAACACCCTACGTGCTTTGAAATAGCTCAGTACTGGACATTTATCTTGGATAAATAATTTGGAATGACTCTTTGCACCTCAcctaaacattttgggaaagtTTCGACGGGtgaaatcagcaaaatcattgcgaaaacaaactttgtcTGCGCTTACTCAACAATACAGCGTATGTAACGTTATAAATAGAAATGGGTAACTTGCactacttttcaagtttataTT
This window harbors:
- the LOC138053648 gene encoding alpha-1B adrenergic receptor-like, with the translated sequence MTFNHSQEVYQDKYFTNYIVTAISLTAISAIAIGGNFLVLVSIGINRNLRSSSDLLLANLAVADLGQALLAIPFRVIEFLRADEHVTFLIPCHIVALIAILFGGASNINILLVSIDKFVAIMSPFKYNTRATEKIFIASIVMNWAWLLVFAVLPLVGWGRAEYNVSSPTCRFTTTFSGDYLITSFILIHGIPLTTTIILYLFILKAALRHSRAIAAQEFCLRTNDARVNHRSLADEDTLTNSEQHAYYENRNLPQRMRSRRPTRGARMIVVLVGVFILLNLPIVMIDLVEIWNGPTVPSAVVSVAVCLTCANSAINFLIYGGWNREYKRTFRIIFACLWNFVKRPFSASRT